The Archangium primigenium genomic interval ACGCGGTTCGAAGCGCAGGGCGGCGCCGCTGCCTTGGGACGCCTGGAGGCCACGGAGGCGTCGCTCTCTTCGGCAGAGGCCCTGGCCAAGGCCGTAGCGGTTGTGGAGGGGGTGGCCACCTCCCCCCAGGGCCCCATGGCCGTGGTGATGTTCAAGAGGAAGATGGGCGGTGGATCGGAGACGGTTCCAGGCGGCCGGGGTGCCGAGACCGTCATCCGCCACCGAGGTGGCAACCGGCAGGTGACGCTCGGGGACGGTCAGCGCTGGCACTTGCCGCGCGGCAAGTCGGTCGTGGACATTCCCACCGAGGACAAGGTGGGCGACATTCTCCAGGAGGCTGTCACCCAGGCGGCCCAGAAATGGAGACCCGACAAGCTCACTCCGAACGAAAAAGACGCCATCGCCCGGGCCATGAAGAAGGGCGAGGCCTGGCTGGCGCGGCTACTGGAGCGCGAGGCGCGGGGACGCTTCGTGGAAGACGAAGTCGGCAAGCAGTTCAAGCATCTCTACAACTTCAGCCGAAACAAGGGCGTCGATGTGGAAGTCCCAGGGGGCTTCAAGTACGAGATTCTCACCGGCACGGACTCGAACCTGGCGCGGCATGGGCGGCGCATGGCGGGCGAGTTCTTCCGGATGCTCACGTTCTGAGGGACGGGCGGATGCTCTACGACAAGGTCTTCTACGAGGACCAGGAAATTGAAAACGAGCGACTGGAGCTGACCGACAAGGGAGCGCTCTACTTCCTCGGAGCCAATGTCACCTTCAAGAAGTGCACGCTGGTCCTCAAGGTCTCGGCCAGAAATCTACTGATCGATGAAGGCACGCGGTTCATCGACTGCACCTTCGAGGTGAAACAGGAACTGAAGAACCACCAGCAGTGGGTGTTCGCCTCATTGAAGGGATGTCGATTCAAGGGTCGCCTGTCGGGCTGTGACTTCGGGTACTGGCCTGATTACTCAGACAGGGCGGAGCACGGTTCCATTGAAGACTGCGACTTCACCGAGGCCCGGCTGGATGGGTGTCGATTTCACGGCGGCCATACCGACACCCTGCGCTTGCCCAGGTGGCCCTGCTTCACCTTCCTGGACCCCGTGGGTCGAGCCCTTGAACTCCGCGGCGTCAAATGGCCGGGAAGCTTTGGCGAGATCGTCGTGGACAACCTGCACACCCACCCGTCATCCACCCAGGCCTTGACCTACGACGCTTCGGCCGCGGCCAGGCGTTTCGAGACCACGCCGGAGGAACTTCGGGCCGTCATCGAGAAGTTCGACTGCATCGTCTCCTGACGGTTTTGGAGTGCTCGCGCGAGCTTCCCGCCGCCCTTCACCGCGCCGAGTAGCCCCCGTCGATCACGTGCACGCCGCCGGTGATGAAGGCGGCGCGCTCGGACAGCAGGAAGGCGGCGAACTCCGCCACCTCGTGGGGCTGGCCCAGGCGGCCCATGGGGTGCAGCGCGGCCAGGGCCTCGCGCTCCTCCGGCGGGCTGGCGAGGAGGTCCGGCGTGGCGATGAAGCCCGGCGCGAGGGCGTTCACCCGGATGCCCCGCGTCGCGTACTCGAGCGCCGCCGCGCGGGTGAGCCCCACGATGCCGTGCTTGGCCGCGACGTAGGCGGGCTCGCCCTCCACGCCGACGATGCCCGCCGCCGACGTCATGTTGACGATGGCGCCCCCGCCCGAGGCCAGCAGCGCGGGCAGCTCGTGGCGCAGGCCGTGGAAGACGCCATCCAGGTTCGTGGCGAGCACCCGGCGCCACTCCTCCACGGAATACTCCCCGGTGTTCACGCCGCGCTCGCCCGTGAAGCCCGCGTTGTTCACGGCCAGGTGCAGCGCGCCGAAGTGGGCGCACGTGCGGGCCACGGCCTGCTCCATCGCGCGGGCGTCGGAGACATCCGCCGTCACCGAGAGGGTGCTGCCGCCCGTGGGGTCGTACCGCGCGGCCACCGCCTGGACGCGCTCGGCCCGGTTGTCCACGAGCGCCACACGCGCGCCGCCCGCGAGCAGTCGCCGCGCGATCGCCTCGCCCAGGCCCGAGCCGGCCCCCGTGACGAGCGCCACCCGGCCCGCGAAGTCGTTCACGGGGCCGGGGTCTGGGCGATGGGGTGCGCGCGCAGCCAGGCCTGGGCGCGCTGGATGCGCTCGACGGAGGCGGGCAGCTTCATGTCCGCGAGCAGCGCGCGGTAGGGCTCCAGGTCGTCCGCCGTCCACTCGCTCTTGGCCTCGAGGTCCGCGCGCACCACCTGCTCCTCGGCCGAGCGGGCTTCGGGCTCGCCGCGTGCGGTGAGCACGGCGGCGAGCACCATGCGCACGGGCTCGGCCTGCACGGCCACGGCGGCGTCGGTGAAGAAGCCCCGGGTCGCCTCGTCGAGCGCCGGGTCCTGGGCCCGCGTGCGCAGGCGCTCGAGCAGGTGCGTCTGGAAGTCCGGGTCGTCCGCCAGCGCCCGCTTCATGGCGCCGAGGAAGCCCGACACGGCGGCGCTCCGGGCGGGGGCGTCCAGGGCGGGGTCCTTGAGCGCGGTGAGCGGCGCCCAGAGCACGCTGGTGAGCCACACCTGCTCCTCGGGGGCGAGCAGCGAGGGCGTGGTGGGCTGGCGCATGGCCGCCTCCACGCGCCCGGCGCGCTCCTTGGCCTCCTGGGCGATGCGCTGCGCGAGGCCCGGGTCGCTCTCCACGTACTTCACCAGCGCGTCCATGTCGCCCTCGCCCGCCTGGCGCAGGGCCTCGCGCGCCTCGTCGGACAGGGCGGCGTCCCCGGTGTCCACGCTCGCCGCGAGCGCCTGGCCGTGCCTGGCCCCCCACTCGCGGAACTGGGCGCTGAACACCACGTCCAGCACCGGCCGGTCCTCGGGCCGCACCCGGCCGTCCTTGGGCGTGGAGGCCAGGAGCGCGCCGAGGCACAGCGCCTGACGGTCCTCGGCGCTCAACCCCGCGGCGGTGGCGCGCGCGAGCAGGGTGGCGCGCAGCTTGTCCAGGAAGGCGCGCGTGCCCAGCTCGCGCACGGTGGACAGCCGCAGCGCGTTGCGCGCCTGGGCGGGGTCGCGCTCCACGGCCTCCTCCATCCGGTCGAGCTGGCGCGACACGTGGGTATGGAAGAGCGCGGCGTCGAAGCGCAGGCCGGGCACGGGGCCCCACTGGGTGAGCAGGCCGCCCAGGTGCTCCAGCGTGCGCGACACGCCCTCCAGGTCCTCGCCGCGCAGGAGCGCCATGGCCTTCTGGAGCTCGTCCGCCAGCGGGTGGCCCGCGCGGGGGGCGGGGGCCGCCGACTCGCGCAGCCGATCCTCCGCCGCGTGGCAGGCCTTGTACTTCTTTCCACTGCCACACGGGCAGGGCTCGTTGCGTCCGGGCTTCTGGCGGCTCACGTCCACCTCCTCGGGGCCCCTCTAGCACGGGGAGCATGCCCCCGGCCTGGAGGCGCGTTAGGTTGTGCCCATGAAAAGACTTCTCGGTGTGATGTCGCTCCTCGCGGCCGTGGGCGTGGCCCAGGCCCAGTCGCCCAAGCCGCAAGCCGCGGCGCCCGTGCCCGCCGCCCCGGCCGCCGACGCCTCGGCCCCGAGCGCGGGCGGCCTCACCTGGACGGCGCCCAAGGACTGGGAGGCGCAGCCGGCGCGGCCCATGCGCGCGGCCACCTACCGCATCGCCCCGGCCAAGGGGGACACGGAGCCGGCGGAGCTGGCCATCTTCTACTTCGGCGCGGGCCAGGGCGGCGCGGTGGACGCCAACGTGAAGCGCTGGGTGGGCCAGTTCCAGAAGCCGGACGGCACGGCGGTGACGGACAAGGAGGTGCGCACCAAGCAGGAGAAGCTCAACGGCCTGGCCGTCACCACCGTGGACGTGAAGGGCACCTACACCGGCGGCGGCCCGATGATGGGCCCCAGCTCGCCCAAGCCCAACGCGCGGCTCTTGGGCGCCATCGTCGAGGGCCCCGAGGGTCCGCTCTTCTTCAAGCTCACCGGCGGCGAGCGCACCGTGGGCGGCGCGGAGAAGACGTTCCGCAAGCTCGTGGAGTCGGTGAAGAAGCCGTAGCTGTCCGCCGGTGGACGGGTGGAGCGGGCGGCCGAGCGGGTCGTCCGGCTCCCCGTCCGGAGGCTCCCCGGAGGGTGATGGCCGCCGCGGCGCGCGGCAAGGAGATTGCTAAGGCATCAGCCCGCTGATGGCTTTCACACCGGGGGTCTCCATGACGCACGACACGGCGCAGTTCCAGATCGACACGATGCCCGACATCATCCTCTATCCTCGGGATACGGTGATGCGCGCGCTCGAGGTCATGCACCGCCATGGCGTGTTCCTTCTACCCGTGGTGGACGAGCGGCAGGGCGAAGTGCTGGGCCACGTGTCGGAGGAGGAGCTGGCGCGGCTGGGCCAGGCCTTCCCCCTGGTCCGCATGACTGAAATTCTGACTGCCCGCGCGGGGCTCGTTTCGGAAGGAAATGCCGAACACGTGGAGCGGGCGCGGCCCGAGGTCTGGCTGCACTAGGAATGTGACGGCGAGTCCGGGCCGGGAGAGCGGGGGGCTCTCTGGTGAACACCGTGTCACCGCCAAATGCCGTCTTCCCGACGGGCTGCCCTCCAGGACACGGCCAGAAGCGGCGGGGCTTGCCAGGGTGTAAAGGGTCGCTCCCACGCCAACCGGTGGGGGCAGGGAGGTGGTGGGACATGAAGGCTGTGGCGATCATCCTCGCGGCGGGCGAGGCCAGACACATGGGGCATTCCAAGGCACTCGTCGAGCACGAGGGGGGCAAGAGCTTCCTGCAGTCGCTGGCGTCCACGTTCGGCAAGGCGGGCTGCGCGGTGCTGGCGGTGCTGGGCAAGGACGCGGAGGCGGTGCGCGAGCAGCACCCGGCGGTGCACCTCGTGGAGAACGAGCGCTGGAGCGAGGGGCAGTTCGGCTCGGTGAAGGTGGGCCTGGACGCGGCGCTCGAGGAGGGCGCGGACGTGGTGCTGCTGCAGCCGGTGGACATGCCCGCGGTGCGCGCCAGCACGCTCAAGTCCCTGCTCAAGTCCTTTGGCGAGTCCGTGGAGGGCCTGCGTCCGGAGTTCGAGGGGGCCCTGGGCTACCCGGTGCTCCTGTCGCGCGCGGCGGCCGAGCGGCTGCGCGAGAGCACCTCCGGAGACAAGCAGCTGGAGGCGGTGCTCCGGGGCCTGTCCCCGCGCCGCATCGCGGTGAAGGATCCAGGCGTCGTGGTGAACATCAACACGCCGGAGACGTACGAGCGGCTGTTCGGCTCGGCGCCCAAGCTCGCGCCGCCGCCCAAGCGCCGGGGCAAGAAGGCCGAGGCCGGCACGGCGGCACCCGCCCCGGGCTCCGGGGAACCAGCGACGGACGGCCTGTCGGGCTCGTGAGGTGAGCCCGGCCGGGGCCGCTCAGGGCCGGGCGACAACAGCCCGCGCCCGGACGGCAACGGGCGCGGGCACCAGCCGCAGCTCCAGCCGGGGCGTGGCGGCCGGCTCGAGTCCCCGCGGTTTGAGGGGCCCATAGCCGAGGGCCACCAGCCGCTCCGGCGGCAACTTCGACGTGCGCTCGAGCTGGTGCGCCACCCGCACCGCCCGGGCCGTGGACAGCTCCAGCGCCAGGTCCGAGGGCGAGGTGTCCGGGTAGGAGGCCACCTCCACCAGGTGCCCCTCCACGTTGAGCGCCGCGGCCAGCCGCTGCAGCAGGGCCTCGCCCTGGGGCGAGAGCGCCGTGTCGCGCGGGGCGAAGAGCAGGGGATCCATCAGCCCCACCCGCAGCTCGCCCTCGGCCTCTTCCAGGTACACCGTGCCGCGCTCCCGCTCCTCCTTGAGGGTCGTCTCCAGCGCCAGCCGCGCCGCGTCCCGCCGCGCCCCGAGCTCGCCCACGCGCCGGGCGGGGGGCGCGCGCCGCGAGGCCTGGGCGCGCTGCTGCTCCTGCTCCAACTGGCGCACCCGCCGGGCGAGGCCCTCGCGCTCCAGTTGCAGCTCGGCCACCCGGGCCTCGGACTCGGCCGCCTCGCGCTCGAGCTGCTCGGTGCGGGTGGCCAGGGCGGACAGGGAGCGCGTGGCCCCCCAGGCCCCGGCCGTCACCAGGCCCACCGTCCCCAGGACGAGCCACCCCGTCCATCGGGGGCTCCGGCGTTCCTCGAGCTCGTCGGCTGTGATGTCCATGGGCCTCCACCCGTCGATTGTTGGAGCGCCGAATGTATTCGGGCCCTTGGGGTGGGTCTCAAGGAGAAGTGGGTGGGCGTGTCGCTCAGTCGATGGGAGCGGCGCCGGGGGCGTTGGCCAGCAAAAAGTAAAGGCGGCGCGTCCGGGGAGGGGACCGGGCGCGCCGCCTCCACCGCCCGGGGGATCCCGGACGGACGTGTGGCGGTGTGTCTGAAGAACGCCCCGGTTGCCTTCCCAGGGGACCGCCGGGGCATCCGCGAGTGTTTCTATCGGACGGGTCTGACATGCCTCGTCACGCCGGGCCGGCCTTGGCCCGTCCCCCGGCCATGGGGCACACTGGGCGTTCGCCCACGGCGGCAGACGGCGAGAGGGACGCGGAACGATGGCGATTCGATGCGTGGTGCTGGATTTCGATGGGACGTTCACGGACGTGGCGGCCGAGGGGGCGCCCTTCGTGAAGCACTTCCGCGGACGCCTGTCCGAGGTGCTGGGCCGTGACGTGGGGGAGGCGGGCTGGGACGAGGTGGAGCGCGAGGTGTCCTCCAGCAACGAGGAGCACGGGTGGGAGGTGGGCGGGCGCACGGTGGCTCCGGCCACGGCCGACCCCTTCCTCTTGTCCAACTTCGTGGCGCGGCGGCTGTGCGACCGGCTGGGGGTGCTGCCGGACAAGGCCGAGCGCGTGGCGCTGCTGGACACGCTCTACCGCGAGGCCTACGCCCAGGTGGCCGTGGCCTTCAAGCCCGAGGCGAAGGAGGTGCTGGAGGCGCTCCTGGAGACGGGGCTGCCGGTGACGGTGGTGACCAACGCCCACACGGACACGGTGGAGGCCAAGCTCACCAAGCTCGCGCCGAGGGGCCGCGAGCGCCTGCGGGTGTCGGGCAACGCGCGCAAGTTCCTCATCGAGCCGCCCACCCAGCCTGACGCGCGCTTCGACGCCCTGCCCGAGACGGCGCGCGTGGACTCGCTCGTGCGCCCCATCTACCTGCGCCGGGGCCGCTACTACGACGCCCTGTCCCACATCTGGCGGGAGACGGGCACCACGCCGGAGCAGACGCTGGTGGCCGGCGACATCTACGAGCTGGACCTGGCCATGCCCGCGGCGCTCGGGGCCCGGGTGCAGTACGTCATGCGCCCCAACGCGCTGGAGTACGAGCGCCGGGGCATCGCGGCGCTCGGGGCCCAGGGCGGCATGGACCCGAGCCTGCGCGCCATCCTCCCGCGGCTGAGGGACGCATGAGACCGGGGCGGCGCCTCGCCGGACTGGGGCTCGCGCTCGGGCTCGGGCTCCTGCCCGGGTGCAGGACGGCCGCGGGCTTCCGCGAGCCGGTGGCCCGCTTCAAGGAGGGCCACACCACGGCCAGCGTCGCCCTGGGCACCTACTACGCCGAGCTCAACCGCTTCGAGCGGGACCTGTACCTCGACGAGCGCCTGTATGACCCGGGGCTGGAGGTGCTGGCCTCGGAGGCGGATGGTCAGGCCACGCCCCTGCTCGGCAAGCTCTTCTCGCCCGAGTCCATCCAGGCGCGCATGGAGGCCATCGCGCTGTTGGGCACCTACGCCGAGCGGCTGGCCACGCTGGCGGGCGCGGAGGACGCGGGCAAGCTGCCCGAGGGCGCCCAGGCCCTGGGCACGCGCCTGGGCACGCTGGGCACGCAGTTGCAGACGCTGTCGGGCAAGGGGGACGCCACCGCGGCGCGCTACGTGGCGCCGGTGACGACGCTGGTGGGCGTGGTGACGTCGCTCTTCCTGGAGGAGCGGCAGGGCCAGGCGCTGCAGGAGGGCATCGAGCAGGGCGCCCCCCAGGTGACGGCCATCCTGGACCTGTTGGAGGCGGACCTGACGGAGGTGCTCGGGCCGCAGCGGCTCACGGGCGCCAAGCAGGCGGTGGCCTCGCGGGTGCTCTACTACAACCTGCGGCGCGACACGCTGTCGCTGGCCGAGCGCCGCGCGGTGCTCGAGGACATCCGCCAGGCGGCCACGCACTACGAGGCCCTGGTGGTGGCCAACCCCGTGGAGCTGGCGCGCGCCCTGCGCGACGCGCACGCGGCCCTGGTGCGCTTCGCCCGCGCCGAGCGGCGCCTGGAGTCCTTCGAGGAGCTGTCCGGCGCCATGCAGGCCTTCCAGGGCCGGGTGGATGTCGCCTCCGCCGCCGTCCAGGCCCTGCGGCCTCCCCCCGCCCCGTAGTCTCCGGAGTCAGTCCCCAGAGTGAGTCTAGAGGGAGTGAGCCCCATGCACTTCGACACCCAGACGTTGACCCAGCTCATCGAGCGCTGTTTCGACCTGTCGATGAGCGGCGCGGTGCCCGCCCAGGCGCGCGCCGAGTACCTCGCCCAGGGCAAGCGGCTGCGCGCGCAGCTCATGCGGCTGCTCGGGGCGCGCTTCGCGGCGGACTCGGCCGAATTCCACCAGGCGAGCGAGGCCCTGACGGAGACGAACGCGGCGCTCGAGCGCTCCGCGAAGGACCTGGAGTCGGCGACCCTGGCCGTCAAGCGCCTGGGGGAACTCGCCGGCTACCTGGACAAGGCCCTGGCGGTGGCGGGCAAGGTCTTGTCCTGACGGCCTTGTCCTGACACCGCGGTCCTGAAACGCGGCGGCCCCGCGGTCCCTGGGAAGGGGCGCGGGGCCGGGCGGTACGGTGGGAGGCGGGGATTAGACGCGGGCGCCAGGCGTGGCCTGGAACAGGTCGTTGAACTCGCCGATGGCCTTGTTGAGCGTGGCCTTGATGTCGTTGGTGAGCTCGCGCTTGGACTGGATGTCGGCGGCGAGGCTCGGGTGGCGGCTGTCGGTGTACTCGATGAACTCCTTCATCCAGCGCACCACGTCGGCCACCGGCACCTGGCGGATCCACCCGCGCTTGCCCGCGTCATCGCGGTTGGTGGCGGCGTACAGCTGCATGACCTGCTTCTCGACGGGCATGGGCTCGTACTGGCCCTGCTTGAGCACCTCCACGAGGCGGGCGCCGCGCGCCAGCGTCTCCTGGGTGGCCTTGTCGAGGTCCGAGCCGAACTGGGCGAAGGCGGCCAGCTCGCGGTACTGCGCCAGGTCCAGCTTGAGCGTGCCGGCCACCTGCTTCATGGCCTTGATCTGTGCGGCGCTGCCCACGCGGGACACGGAGAGGCCCACGTTGATGGCGGGACGCACGCCCGAGAAGAACAGGTCCGTCTCGAGGAAGATCTGCCCGTCGGTGATGGAGATGACGTTCGTCGGGATGTAGGCGGACACGTCACCCGCCTGCGTCTCGATGATGGGCAGCGCGGTGAGCGAGCCGGCGCCCTCGGCGTCCGACAGCTTGGCGGCGCGCTCGAGCAGGCGGCTGTGGATGAAGAACACGTCGCCCGGGTAGGCCTCGCGTCCCGGCGGCCGGCGCAGGAGCAGCGACAGCTGGCGGTACGCCACGGCCTGCTTGGACAGGTCGTCGTACACGATGAGCGCGTGCATCTTGTTGTCGCGGAAGTACTCGCCGATGGCCACGCCCGCGTACGGGGCGAAGAACTGCATGGGCGCCGGGTCCGAGGCGTTGGCCGTCACGACCACGGTGTACTCGAGCGCGCCGGAGGCCCGGAGCTTCTCCACCACCTGGGCCACCGTGGACTGCTTCTGGCCGATGGCCACGTACACGCAGTACACGTTGAGGCCGCGCTGGTTGATGATGGCGTCGATGGCGACGGCGGTCTTGCCCGTCTGACGGTCACCGATGATGAGCTCGCGCTGGCCACGGCCCACGGGCACGAGCGCGTCCAGGGCCTTGATGCCCGTCTGCAGGGGCTCGTGCACGCTCTTGCGCTTGACGATGCCGGGGGCCTTCACCTCCAGCTTGCGCGTCTCGGTGGCCTGGATGGGGCCCTTGCCGTCCAGCGGCTCGCCCAGGGGGCTGACCACGCGGCCGAGCAAACCCTTGCCCACGGGCACGGAGGCGATCTGCGCGGTGCGCTTCACGGTGTCACCCTCGCGGATGTCCTTGAAGTCACCCATGATGGCGACGCCGACGTTGTCCTCCTCGAGGTTGAGCACCAGGCCCTTGACCCCGTTGGCGAACTCCACCAGCTCACCCGACAGCACGCCCTCCAGGCCGTAGATGCGGGCGATACCGTCGCCCACGGACAGCACGGTCCCGGTCTCGGCCACGGTGACCTTCTTGCCGTAGTCCTTGATCTGCTCGCGGATGATTCTGCTGATCTCGTCGGCGCGGATTTCCATCTTGCGTCCTTGGCACGGGGCGGCTGGTGATGGGCCGCCGGGGATACCTTGAAAACTCGTCGGGGGGCCCCTTAGCACGCGCTCCCGGGCCACCGCAACGCGCAAGGGGTCGGGGCACGGGTGGGGATCATCCCGCCGGTAAGCCAGACTGCGCGTCTCAGGTGCCGGGGGCGTGGCGGGGCAGCCAGACGACGAAGCGCGTGCCCAGTCCCACACCGGACTCCACCGAGATGCGGCCCCCGTGCGCGGTGGCGATCTGCCGGACGATGTAGAGCCCCAGGCCCAGCCCGTCCCCGGCGGCGTGCTTGCCGCGCTTGAAGGGCTCGAACAGGGTGGCGCGGTCCTCCAGGGGCACCGGGATGCCCTCGTTGCGCACCGACAGCGTCATGCCGTCCGCCGAGCCCGCCAGCCGCACCTCCACCGCGCTCTCCGCGGGGCTGTGCCGCAGGCCGTTGCCCACGAGGTTGTCCAGCAACTGCACGATGCGCGACTCGTCCCAGGTGCCGTGCATCTCCCCTTCCACCTTGGAGATGACCTGGCGGTGGGGGTGGGACACCCGGTACTGCTCCACCACGCGCCCGAGCAGCTTGTCCATGCTCTGCGGCGTGGCCAGCACCGGGATGCCGCCGGCGAGCCGGGCGCGCGTGTAGTCCAGGAGCTCGTGGATCATCCGCTCCATGCGCCGGGCCGCCGCGGCCACGTGGCTCACCTGCCGGCCCTGGCTCTCGTTGAGCTCCCCGTTGCGCTCGAGCGCGCCCAGGCTCAGCTGCATGGTGTAGAGCGGCGAGCGCAGGTCATGGCCCACCACGCCCAGGAGCTGCTCGCGGAAGCTGTCGGCGCGGGTCGCGGCCTCCTCGGCCGCCTTGCGGGCGCTGATGTCCCACACCGTCACCATGCGCACGTCCCGGCCCTTGTAGACGGTGGGCCGTCCGAGCACCTCCAGGAAGAGCCGCTTGCCGTCCGCGCGCAGGCCCGTGGCCTCGTAGGGCGCCACCACCTGCCGGGCCGTGGCGCGCTGCACCGCCTCGCGCGACTCGGGGGCGATCCACCGCACCACGGACTGTCCCACCATCTCCTCGGGAGAGGTGCCCAGCAGGCTCGCCATCGCCTGGCTCGCCTCGAGGATGACGCCGCCCTCGTGCAGGCAGTAGCCGTCACAGGACACCGAGGCCAGGTCGCGCAGCCGCGCCTCGCTCTCGCGCAGCATCACCTCCTGGGTGACGCGCGCCGTCTCGTCCTCCACCATCAGGCTCACGCCCGAGCGCAGCCCGCCCAGGCTCGCCGGCATGAGCGACACGCGCAGGTGCCGCGGGCCGCCCGGTGCCCCCAGCGAGCCGGTGACGCGCGCGCCCAGGATGGGCTCGCCCGCCAGCGCCTGCTGCAGCAGCGGGGCGAGCGCGGCGGCCAGCATCGGCCACACCTCGCCCACGGTGCGGCCCTCATAGGCGCTGCCCGGCAGCGTGCTCTGGGTGATGAGCGTGGTGTTGACGAAGCGGAAGCACAGCCCCGCGTCCAGGAAGGCCAGGCCCAGTCCGGGCGCCTGAAGGAGCGCCGCCAGACAGGACATCGCCTCTTCCGGAATGGAGGCGGTCCGATTCGAGGCGGACGGACGGTGGGGGACGGGCTGCGCCATGGCTGGGAAAGGACGGGCGGGGCCCGTGGGGCCACCATAGCCTGTCCCTGACGCGCTGGAAATACCGGACTTGCCGGGAAGTGGACGGAAACCGACAGCCCGGCCTCTTCCCGTGGTGCCGCTCGGACGCTCAGTGCTGCTTGAGTTCGCGGCGCATCTGCTCGAGCTGGGTGCGCAGCGTCCCGTCGTACAGGGTGCTGCCCACCTGGGCGGCCACGCCGCCGAGCACGCTCGGGTCCACGCGCGGCTCGAGCACCACGTTGCGCTGGGTGAGGGCGCGCAGGCTCTCGGAGATCTTCTGCACCGCGTCCAGCGTGAGGGGCACGGCGCTGGTCACGTGGCCCCGCACCCGGCCGGCCTGGGCATCCGCCATGTCGCGGTAGAGGCGGGCGATGTCCGGCAGGTAGCCGAGCCGGTTGCGATCCACCAGCAGGCGCAGGGTGTTGGCGAGCACGGGCTCCATCTGGCCGCTGGCCTGGATGAGTCCCTCGACCACGCGGGTGCGCTGGGAGGCGGTGAAGGCCGGGTTGAGCAGCACGTTGGAGAGGTCGCGGTTGTCGGCCAGCAGGCTGGCGAAGGTCGACAGCTGCTCGGACACGGCGTCGGCACGCCCCGCCTCGGTGGCGACGTCGAGAAGAGCGCGGGCGTAGCGGCGGGCAATAGACACGTTCACCATGGCGCGGCGCGCTTAGCACGCCCCCCGGGTCCAGGGCAACGATGGGTGAATGACCCACCCCGGGTGTGCCATAAGTTCTCTTGCACACGCGGGTTGGGGTGGGGGTGAAACACCTCGCCCGGAGCCCGGCATCCCCGGCGTATCATGGACTCTCGGACCATGGGCGACCCCGTCATCGGCATCGATCTGGGCACCACCAACAGCGCGGTGGGCACCGTGGAGGGCGGCCAGCCGCGCCTCATTCCATCCCGCGCGGGAGGCCGCCTCACGCCTTCCGTGGTGGGGCTCACCCCGCGCACCGCCGAGCGGGTCGTGGGCACCCAGGCCCAGGCGCTCGCCGAGGAGCACCCGGACTGCGTGGTGTGGGCCACCAAGCGCTTCATCGGGCGGCGCTTCACCCCGGAGCTCGTCCAGGCGGCGCGTGCCCTGGTGCCCTATCCCCTGGTGGGCGGCACCACGGGGGACGTGCGCGTGAAGCTCTCCGGGCGCACCGTGCCCGTCACCCAGGTGGCCGCCATGGTGCTCGGCGAGCTCAAGCTGGACGCCGAGGCGTACTTCGGCCAGGGCGTGAAGAAGTGCGTCATCACCGTGCCCGCCAACTTCGATGACGGCCAGCGTCAGGCCACGCGCGAGGCGGCGGCCATCGCCGGCCTGGAGGTGCTGCGCCTCATCAACGAGCCCACCGCCGCGGCGCTCGCCTACGGCCTGTCCCGGGGCTTCGAGGGCCATGCGCTCGTGTTCGACCTGGGCGGCGGCACCTTCGACGTCACCGTGCTGGAGGTCACCGACGGCGTCTACGAGGTGAAGGCCACCGGGGGAGACCCCGCGCTGGGCGGCGAGGACTTCGACCTGCGCATCGTGGAGTGGCTGCTCGCCCAGGTGGAGGAGCCCTACCGCGAGCAGGTGCACCGCGACGCCACCTCCATGCACAAGCTCAAGGTGGCCGCCGAGCAGGCCAAGCGCGAGCTGTCCGAGTACGAGGAGACGCTCATCTCGGTGGGCGGGCTCGGGGACCACTCGCAGCCCACGCGCAAGCACACGGGGCTG includes:
- a CDS encoding OmpA family protein, which produces MDITADELEERRSPRWTGWLVLGTVGLVTAGAWGATRSLSALATRTEQLEREAAESEARVAELQLEREGLARRVRQLEQEQQRAQASRRAPPARRVGELGARRDAARLALETTLKEERERGTVYLEEAEGELRVGLMDPLLFAPRDTALSPQGEALLQRLAAALNVEGHLVEVASYPDTSPSDLALELSTARAVRVAHQLERTSKLPPERLVALGYGPLKPRGLEPAATPRLELRLVPAPVAVRARAVVARP
- a CDS encoding CBS domain-containing protein, whose product is MTHDTAQFQIDTMPDIILYPRDTVMRALEVMHRHGVFLLPVVDERQGEVLGHVSEEELARLGQAFPLVRMTEILTARAGLVSEGNAEHVERARPEVWLH
- a CDS encoding SEC-C metal-binding domain-containing protein, which translates into the protein MSRQKPGRNEPCPCGSGKKYKACHAAEDRLRESAAPAPRAGHPLADELQKAMALLRGEDLEGVSRTLEHLGGLLTQWGPVPGLRFDAALFHTHVSRQLDRMEEAVERDPAQARNALRLSTVRELGTRAFLDKLRATLLARATAAGLSAEDRQALCLGALLASTPKDGRVRPEDRPVLDVVFSAQFREWGARHGQALAASVDTGDAALSDEAREALRQAGEGDMDALVKYVESDPGLAQRIAQEAKERAGRVEAAMRQPTTPSLLAPEEQVWLTSVLWAPLTALKDPALDAPARSAAVSGFLGAMKRALADDPDFQTHLLERLRTRAQDPALDEATRGFFTDAAVAVQAEPVRMVLAAVLTARGEPEARSAEEQVVRADLEAKSEWTADDLEPYRALLADMKLPASVERIQRAQAWLRAHPIAQTPAP
- a CDS encoding nucleotidyltransferase family protein yields the protein MKAVAIILAAGEARHMGHSKALVEHEGGKSFLQSLASTFGKAGCAVLAVLGKDAEAVREQHPAVHLVENERWSEGQFGSVKVGLDAALEEGADVVLLQPVDMPAVRASTLKSLLKSFGESVEGLRPEFEGALGYPVLLSRAAAERLRESTSGDKQLEAVLRGLSPRRIAVKDPGVVVNINTPETYERLFGSAPKLAPPPKRRGKKAEAGTAAPAPGSGEPATDGLSGS
- a CDS encoding glucose 1-dehydrogenase is translated as MNDFAGRVALVTGAGSGLGEAIARRLLAGGARVALVDNRAERVQAVAARYDPTGGSTLSVTADVSDARAMEQAVARTCAHFGALHLAVNNAGFTGERGVNTGEYSVEEWRRVLATNLDGVFHGLRHELPALLASGGGAIVNMTSAAGIVGVEGEPAYVAAKHGIVGLTRAAALEYATRGIRVNALAPGFIATPDLLASPPEEREALAALHPMGRLGQPHEVAEFAAFLLSERAAFITGGVHVIDGGYSAR
- a CDS encoding HAD family hydrolase, translating into MAIRCVVLDFDGTFTDVAAEGAPFVKHFRGRLSEVLGRDVGEAGWDEVEREVSSSNEEHGWEVGGRTVAPATADPFLLSNFVARRLCDRLGVLPDKAERVALLDTLYREAYAQVAVAFKPEAKEVLEALLETGLPVTVVTNAHTDTVEAKLTKLAPRGRERLRVSGNARKFLIEPPTQPDARFDALPETARVDSLVRPIYLRRGRYYDALSHIWRETGTTPEQTLVAGDIYELDLAMPAALGARVQYVMRPNALEYERRGIAALGAQGGMDPSLRAILPRLRDA
- the atpA gene encoding F0F1 ATP synthase subunit alpha, with amino-acid sequence MEIRADEISRIIREQIKDYGKKVTVAETGTVLSVGDGIARIYGLEGVLSGELVEFANGVKGLVLNLEEDNVGVAIMGDFKDIREGDTVKRTAQIASVPVGKGLLGRVVSPLGEPLDGKGPIQATETRKLEVKAPGIVKRKSVHEPLQTGIKALDALVPVGRGQRELIIGDRQTGKTAVAIDAIINQRGLNVYCVYVAIGQKQSTVAQVVEKLRASGALEYTVVVTANASDPAPMQFFAPYAGVAIGEYFRDNKMHALIVYDDLSKQAVAYRQLSLLLRRPPGREAYPGDVFFIHSRLLERAAKLSDAEGAGSLTALPIIETQAGDVSAYIPTNVISITDGQIFLETDLFFSGVRPAINVGLSVSRVGSAAQIKAMKQVAGTLKLDLAQYRELAAFAQFGSDLDKATQETLARGARLVEVLKQGQYEPMPVEKQVMQLYAATNRDDAGKRGWIRQVPVADVVRWMKEFIEYTDSRHPSLAADIQSKRELTNDIKATLNKAIGEFNDLFQATPGARV